Genomic DNA from Roseburia intestinalis L1-82:
TGAATTTACGTTTTCAACAACTTTCCTCGATTTTGAACTGGCATTGATCACACTCCCTACAAGAGACACAACAACAATAAAAACCGCCAGCAAAGTAATTTTCGCTGAAATTGAATGAATGAATGTTACTTTTTCCTGTTTCATCGTACCTTTCTTCCGTATCAAATTTGAACACGGTTTCCCCTTCTTAGTGTTTTTCAGAATTATAGCACAATTTTATTTGAAATGCATTTTGTTTTCATTAAAATTTCAAAATTACTTATTATAATTTTTAATGAATTAAAATAAGACCCTGTTAACAGGATCTCTCTTTAGAAGAATCTCTATAATGCCGGCGACCGGAATCGAACCGGTACTGTATTTCTACAACAGGATTTTAAGTCCTGCGCGTCTGCCAGTTCCGCCACGCCGGCATTTTCCATATGTACTGCTTCCTATGTTCAAAGGCTTTCACTCACGAGCTACTTAAAAATGCCTTCCTACCGGACAATACACAATGGGCAGAGGTGGATTCGAACCACCGAAGCAAATTGCAGCAGATTTACAGTCTGTCCCCTTTGGCCACTCGGGAATCTGCCCATTTATCAGATACGCAAAATGCGCTCTGACAAGAAAAGATTATAGCATAGCAGCTTCTATTATGCAAGTATTTTTTGTCCGAAAGCCATACCTTAAAACCTGAAAACTAATTTTCTGATCTGTCATACATCAAAATAACTGCGGAATATTTCTGCAGGCTTATTTTGAGTACTCCATCCGCAACTTCATACTGTTTTGGCATCAGTGAATAGCCCGTCTCATTTGAAATGATCACACGCTCTAACACTGCTTTTTTCGGTATTCCGCACTGCCATACTTCAAGTTCCACATCACGTTCCTGTTCCTTATTATTCACAAGGACAACAAACTGCTCCCTGCGGTTAAATCTCGCGTAACAAAGGAGATTATCATCTCCTCGGAGATTATCATCTCCTCGGAGATTATTGTCTCCTCGGAGATTATCGTCTCCTCGGAGATTATCGTCTCCTCGGAGATTATCGTCTCCTTTTAAAAACATAAGGGAACCGGTGCGGAGTGCTTCATGTTCTTTATGAATGCGGATAATATCACGATGAAAATCGATCAGGACAATGTCCTCTTTCCCCCATGGATAGGTACGTCTGTTATCCGGGTCTGTAAATCCGCAGAGCCCTGCCTCATCACCATAATAAATGGTAGGTGCACCCGGCCATGTCATCTGGACAACCACTGCCTCACGAAACACCGCCGGTTTAATTCCTTCCTCAGCAGCTGCCGTGCCAAGTGTTGCTGCACGTCCCACTTTTTCGTTAGTTCTTGTCATGAATCTGGAATGATCATGATTTGAAAGCTCATTCATGGCACACAAAAGCTGCGATGTCTGGAAACTTGCCATATAATGACGCATGGAGTCTTCAAAATCTTTCACGCTTCCCTTTAACTGTGGTTTTGCCTCATCGCTGTGTTTTTCCATACCGGTCAAAAACCAGGTCAGCGGCTCCATGAATGCATCATAGTTCATAACGGTATCCCACTGGTCACCTTTCTGGAGCCATTCCTTCGGGTCACCGTAATGCTCTGCTAAAATAATTGCATCCGGGTTTGCCGTTTTCACTGATTTACGGAAATCTCTCCAGAACTTATGGTTCATCTCCGGGGAATGTCCTAAATCTGCAGCAACATCAAGTCTCCAGCCATCCGCATTGTATGGCGGAGATACCCATTTTGCTGCAACACGCATGATATCATCATACAGTTTTTCAGAGCCTTCATAGTTGAGTTTTGGCAGCGTATCATGTCCCCACCAGCCCTCGTAGGTCGTATTGTACGGCCATGCAAACTGATCCTGGAAGCCAAAGAAATTGCGGTACGGACTGTCTTTGGAAACAAAGGCTCCATCCTCATAATCGCCGCTTACCTGATAGATTTCCTCGCGGTCAAGCCATTTATTAAATGATCCACAGTGATTGAACACACCGTCTAAGATCACTTTCATGCCACGCGCATGGATCTCTTCTACCAGCTCTGCAAAAAAACGGTTGCTCGCCTCAAGATTTTTCTTATTGGTCACACGGTTGATATAGCGTTCAGCCTTTCTGTTATCACTCACACCGTCTTTTAACAGCCCGCCGCCGTCCTCAACGATTTTTCCATAATGCGGGTCAATATAATCATAATCCTGGATATCGTATTTATGATTGGATGGGGACACAAATAATGGGTTAAAATAAATTACTTCCACACCCAGTTTCTGCAGATAATCCAGTTTCTGTCTGACACCCTCTAAGTCACCGCCATAAAACTCTGCCACGGAAAAATCAGACGGGCACTGATCCCAGCTGTCCATCTTTCTGCTGGTAGAACGGATATAATAGTACTCATCGGTCAGCACATCATTCGACGTATCGCCGTTGTAAAAACGGTCGACTAAGATCTGGTACATAACTGCACCCTTTGACCATTCCGGTGTTGAAAATCCCGGAATAATGCAGAAACGGTATTCGTCACGTTTTTCCTTGCTGACACCATAGCGGTCATAATATACATTTAACAGACCGCTTGCCACTTTAAAATAATAGTAAAACGGCTCCTCTCCGAGTGTGAATTTTACCTCATAATAATCAAAGGCTCCCTCGGTCTCTGTCTTTTTCATTTTATATTTTTTATCTCCGGTACACAGCCATACGATATCGACATTATCGCGCGCTGTACGGAAACGGACAGTCACTTCATCCCCTGCATCCGGTTCCACCGGCTGTCTGTAATCTGCCGTTCCATCCGAAAAAAGTGCATTCTTTTTTAACAGCGGACGCATCTGCATAATATATCTCTGTATACGGTTTAACTCATAAACTGATTCTTCCTGGTTCATGTAATCCCTATTTTCCTTTCTTTGCGAAAATTTACGAAAACTCTTCATTTATTATAACACAGAATGGTACTTTCGCAACGTCTAAAACTGCATTTATACAAATAATAACACACAAACAAGTCCACTGACCATAAAAATCTGAAAGACACTGCAAACCTTATATCCTGTTAGATATACATAATACCAGGACCTAAAATCTATTTACACAGATAATTTCACGTTATATAATTTTCGTATGGAATTTTTAATTTAAAGGAGGATCTCAGGTTGACTGACAGTGATATCAAGCTTTTTTTCGATGTCTATTTTAATAATTTTATCACCAGCATTTCCTGGGATGAACAGATTCATGCTCCGGCTGCAAAAGAAGAATGGATCAGATGCCTGAAAAACTGTGGGCGTTCAAGATATCAGCTTTGTATCGAGGATGATCTTTTATTCCATTCATTTTTCACGCACTTAAAAGAAGATAAATCTACTTTAAGCAACAGCCAGTATGATCTGGTCTTAAGCTATTGCCGTAAACTTTATTACAGCCAGTATAATGAGCCATCCCTGCAGCTTCGTTTTGCAAAAGAGCTGATTTCTCATTATGAAGCAAATAAAGATGTGGAGAGTCTTATTTTTCTCTACACCTGCGCCGCCTATTCCGCACTTCAGCTTTCCCGCACAGGCGATCATAAGATGGGGCTGCGCTCAAGTGACTATTACAAAAAAGTTGTAGCACTGCGCGATAAGATCGACACATTTCAGGTACCGGAAAGCCGCGATTATATTTTTGTCGCCTATGATAACCTGATCCGTGTTGAGCCGTTTCTTCACAATCTGCCGATTGAGGAGGCATATCAGTTCTTTTTAGAACTGATCGAACCGCGCAAGCAGGAAAAGTTCTGCCGTTACGATACGGTCAATCCGCGCATTCCCAAAATTGTAAATAAAACGATCAACAATTTTCTCTCCTGCGAAAATGACCTGCTGCTTTTTGATATTGAATTTCCGGATTCACTGCGGCTGCATTTATCCGAACTGACACTGCAGCATTATACCCAAGTCCTTAAGCACAAGGGTTCCATTTACGACTGTCCGCCCGCCCTCGTATTTCAATATTATCGTCTCATGGCAGAAGAAGAGGCATTAAGCTGGGACGAAGCTTATTCGGTCGTAGATGATTATTATACCCGAAAAAAAGAAATGATTCCGGATGAAACAGAACTGGATTATCTGTCCTTTTATGTGGATCTTCCAATTCTTCTGATGCACTTTCTGTCCCATACCACCCTTTCCGAGGCAGAAAAAGATCGCAGAAACCTCACTTACCGCAGTATGGTCATTCATTTTCTGTCGACAAGACATTACCGTCTGCACACATACTCGCAGTATGATGGTATGCGTATGGCATGTTTTCATCCAATCGTGCTTGATACGTTCCACCACCCGGTTGAAAAGACAAACTTTATCCTTGATCTGATCGTTTCTAGTCATCTGGCAACACTGACACACTCCGTTATGGTTTCCTATCTGGCGGAGGCGCTTTTAAAATATATTTTCGATGATAAGCCAGAGCTTCTGATCTGCCCGGCACTTGGTTCGACGGTTTCTGAAATTCAGAAAAACCGCACGCATATCATTGATTTCGCCGTGCAGGGTTCGATGCTTCACGATATCGGTAAAAACGGAATCGTCCCGATCATCAACACGCAGCACCGCAGGCTGACGGATTACGAGTTTGACCTGATCCGCATGCATCCGGAAACGGGAGCAAAGGATCTCGCCTCTGTTCCTGATTTTGCGTGTTATGCAGATATCGCACATGGACATCACCGCACTTATGACGGCACAGGCGGTTATCCGGATGACTTTGACATCCTCCATTCACCGTGCCGCCCGGTCATTGATCTCGTGCACATCTGTGACTGCCTGGATGCCGCTACGGATTACTTAAGCCGCAACTATCACAATGCAAAAGATTTTGATACCGTGCTTTCGGAACTGGCGGATGGCCGTGGCACACAGTATAATCCGAATATCATTGACCTGATCCTGGATCATCCGGATCTTCAGAAAGAGCTTGCCTCTTTAATCGGACCAAACCGCGAAAATATCTATTATGATGTATACCGCACTTTTGCGAACAAACAAAAATAACCATGCGATTTTAACCGCATGGTTATTTTTTCAGAAAAAAAGATAGCTATCGGCTAGCTATCTTTTTAGGAGAAGGTATTTTTACTATGGGGTATAGCAAAAAATATATATAATGTATTGGGGGGTTTTTACAGTAATTATAATAGCATGAGCGGCAGGATAAGTGTGCACAAATTTGAAGTTTTTTTACCGCCCAAACTATACAAAATAAACAGTACCTTAGTACCGGTTTAAAAACTGGTACTAAAATTATGCACAAACGATTGCGCATCAGATTTCCCAATAGTTTTCATGGAAGATCACTTTGCGGTAAGTTCCGAAGGTCAGCCAGTGGTTCCAGAATTCTGTATCCGTCTCTCCCTGTCCATATCCGTCTAAGAATGCCTGCAGATCTTTCTGCGATTTCACATTCACGGCAAATCCTCTTCCGTTGACAACCGGAACTCCTGAGTAGCGGTAATCTGCTAATGGAAGGATCGCCTCGATCTTATTGTCACGCACCTGTACGGCAGCCTGATCTCTTAAGATCAAAATATCAAAGTACTCCGGATATTCATAAGTCTCGCTCTTCGTCGGGATCTCATCTCCCACGGTGTAGGTCTTCTGCTCCGGTTTATGTTTCGCAATCAAAGATTTCTCCATGTTATAGTAAAACTCCTCGAAAATATCTCCGCGCGCTTTTAAGTCTCCGTAAACAAATACCGGTTCCTCTGTCTCATTGCCGCTTGCAAACTGCTCCACGACACCGCAGGCGGAAGTCATGTTGGTCACACGGTCGATTAAAATCAGTTCACCCATGGTCTTATGTTTTTTGAATACATCAAGCGGTATCTTTTCGTCTAACACAATGCTGCAGACTGCGATCTCAT
This window encodes:
- a CDS encoding HD-GYP domain-containing protein gives rise to the protein MTDSDIKLFFDVYFNNFITSISWDEQIHAPAAKEEWIRCLKNCGRSRYQLCIEDDLLFHSFFTHLKEDKSTLSNSQYDLVLSYCRKLYYSQYNEPSLQLRFAKELISHYEANKDVESLIFLYTCAAYSALQLSRTGDHKMGLRSSDYYKKVVALRDKIDTFQVPESRDYIFVAYDNLIRVEPFLHNLPIEEAYQFFLELIEPRKQEKFCRYDTVNPRIPKIVNKTINNFLSCENDLLLFDIEFPDSLRLHLSELTLQHYTQVLKHKGSIYDCPPALVFQYYRLMAEEEALSWDEAYSVVDDYYTRKKEMIPDETELDYLSFYVDLPILLMHFLSHTTLSEAEKDRRNLTYRSMVIHFLSTRHYRLHTYSQYDGMRMACFHPIVLDTFHHPVEKTNFILDLIVSSHLATLTHSVMVSYLAEALLKYIFDDKPELLICPALGSTVSEIQKNRTHIIDFAVQGSMLHDIGKNGIVPIINTQHRRLTDYEFDLIRMHPETGAKDLASVPDFACYADIAHGHHRTYDGTGGYPDDFDILHSPCRPVIDLVHICDCLDAATDYLSRNYHNAKDFDTVLSELADGRGTQYNPNIIDLILDHPDLQKELASLIGPNRENIYYDVYRTFANKQK
- a CDS encoding glycoside hydrolase family 13 protein, whose amino-acid sequence is MNQEESVYELNRIQRYIMQMRPLLKKNALFSDGTADYRQPVEPDAGDEVTVRFRTARDNVDIVWLCTGDKKYKMKKTETEGAFDYYEVKFTLGEEPFYYYFKVASGLLNVYYDRYGVSKEKRDEYRFCIIPGFSTPEWSKGAVMYQILVDRFYNGDTSNDVLTDEYYYIRSTSRKMDSWDQCPSDFSVAEFYGGDLEGVRQKLDYLQKLGVEVIYFNPLFVSPSNHKYDIQDYDYIDPHYGKIVEDGGGLLKDGVSDNRKAERYINRVTNKKNLEASNRFFAELVEEIHARGMKVILDGVFNHCGSFNKWLDREEIYQVSGDYEDGAFVSKDSPYRNFFGFQDQFAWPYNTTYEGWWGHDTLPKLNYEGSEKLYDDIMRVAAKWVSPPYNADGWRLDVAADLGHSPEMNHKFWRDFRKSVKTANPDAIILAEHYGDPKEWLQKGDQWDTVMNYDAFMEPLTWFLTGMEKHSDEAKPQLKGSVKDFEDSMRHYMASFQTSQLLCAMNELSNHDHSRFMTRTNEKVGRAATLGTAAAEEGIKPAVFREAVVVQMTWPGAPTIYYGDEAGLCGFTDPDNRRTYPWGKEDIVLIDFHRDIIRIHKEHEALRTGSLMFLKGDDNLRGDDNLRGDDNLRGDNNLRGDDNLRGDDNLLCYARFNRREQFVVLVNNKEQERDVELEVWQCGIPKKAVLERVIISNETGYSLMPKQYEVADGVLKISLQKYSAVILMYDRSEN